A region of Micromonospora sp. WMMD882 DNA encodes the following proteins:
- a CDS encoding DUF6059 family protein, with protein MYVYRFLSSCGRLAVDTAREVWVGLTSFGAALIGLPLPSPTRTGSAPAPRAGAAPRPQAGPGTPPAQAGPARSAQAEPGTPSAGHPERLIPHVPLSPAERELWSQLR; from the coding sequence ATGTACGTGTACCGGTTCCTGAGCAGTTGCGGACGGCTGGCCGTCGACACGGCCCGGGAGGTCTGGGTGGGGTTGACGTCGTTCGGGGCGGCGTTGATCGGCCTGCCGCTGCCGTCCCCGACCCGGACGGGATCCGCGCCAGCGCCCCGGGCGGGGGCCGCGCCCCGGCCTCAGGCGGGGCCCGGCACGCCACCGGCCCAGGCGGGGCCCGCGCGGTCGGCCCAGGCGGAGCCCGGCACGCCGTCGGCCGGGCATCCGGAACGGCTGATCCCGCACGTGCCGCTCAGCCCCGCGGAACGCGAGCTCTGGTCCCAGCTCCGCTGA
- a CDS encoding pyridoxal-phosphate dependent enzyme, with amino-acid sequence MTIVQNPRLTGLACLRCDRRYEIADHTTGCPACLAEGAPANLECVYRPDGADRPAGRVEQPYLRPVTLGEGGTPLLTDLAGVVPGIDVALKWEGANPTGSHKDRFSAAVVTRAAHAGYEGVVAASSGNAGVSLAAYCGRAGLRCEVAVTDDTPARVVELMRDLGADVVSFPRSEQRWEHTARYRDSTLMLPVTNFVVPPVGSSPFGIEGYKLVAEEILADRGGSAPEWVVVPASRGDLAWGVHLGFRELLGADAVPRLCLVEPFPRVAAVLAGADQWATFPGDTRVMPSLGGNLLAAQSVEAVRRSRGHAEPVDDESVRAETRRLWRTGFPLEPSSAAGLVAVSRALAAGRINPDADVVVLATAHGLKGM; translated from the coding sequence ATGACCATCGTCCAGAATCCGCGGCTCACGGGCCTGGCCTGCCTACGCTGCGACCGGCGCTACGAGATCGCCGACCACACCACCGGCTGCCCGGCCTGCCTGGCCGAGGGCGCCCCGGCGAACCTCGAATGCGTCTACCGGCCCGACGGGGCCGACCGGCCCGCCGGCCGGGTCGAGCAGCCCTACCTGCGGCCGGTGACCCTCGGCGAGGGCGGTACGCCGCTGCTCACCGACCTCGCCGGGGTGGTCCCCGGCATCGACGTGGCGTTGAAGTGGGAGGGGGCCAACCCGACCGGCTCGCACAAGGACCGGTTCAGCGCGGCGGTGGTCACCCGGGCGGCGCACGCCGGCTACGAGGGCGTCGTCGCCGCCTCCTCCGGCAACGCCGGGGTGTCGCTGGCCGCGTACTGCGGCCGGGCCGGGCTGCGCTGCGAGGTCGCGGTCACCGACGACACCCCCGCCCGGGTGGTGGAGCTGATGCGGGACCTCGGCGCCGACGTGGTCTCCTTCCCGCGCAGCGAGCAGCGCTGGGAGCACACCGCCAGGTACCGCGACTCCACACTGATGCTCCCGGTCACCAACTTCGTCGTGCCGCCGGTCGGCAGCAGCCCGTTCGGCATCGAGGGGTACAAGCTCGTCGCCGAGGAGATCCTCGCCGACCGGGGCGGGTCCGCCCCGGAGTGGGTCGTCGTGCCGGCCTCCCGGGGCGACCTGGCCTGGGGCGTCCACCTGGGGTTCCGGGAGCTGCTCGGCGCCGACGCGGTGCCCCGCCTCTGCCTGGTGGAGCCGTTTCCCCGGGTGGCGGCGGTGCTGGCCGGGGCGGACCAGTGGGCGACCTTCCCCGGCGACACCCGGGTGATGCCGTCGCTGGGCGGCAACCTGTTGGCCGCCCAGTCGGTGGAGGCGGTACGCCGGTCCCGGGGGCACGCCGAGCCGGTGGACGACGAGTCGGTCCGTGCCGAGACGCGGCGGCTCTGGCGGACCGGCTTCCCCCTGGAGCCGAGCAGCGCGGCCGGGCTGGTCGCGGTCTCCCGGGCGCTGGCCGCCGGCCGGATCAACCCCGACGCCGACGTCGTCGTGCTGGCCACCGCCCACGGCCTCAAGGGGATGTGA
- a CDS encoding multicopper oxidase family protein, whose translation MPLSRRRLIQLGGVAAAVPLVGCDRIGDQVGESLGTRSGSSTGSRMSSQLDLPEPFQVPLPRPRVLEPTNSDGTTDFYEVTQRAAKVEIVPGHQTEIWGYDGTFPGPTIESRAGRRTVVRHRNELPVPVVVHLHGGKNPAEHDGYPIDYLLPTGGFAHGDGMPGHTMAGGNTSQGTKDYVYPLDQPAATLWYHDHRMDFTGPQVYRGLAGFHLVRDDEEDALPLPKGEKEVPLFICDRAFAEDGSFRYPAVDHSLHDPGVTGQFSNGVLGDVILVNGAPWPTLDVANTRYRFRVLNGSNARRYALSLDPKPGEGRSFVQIGSDAGLLGAPIGHDRIEIAPAERYDLVVDFSQFKVGTRVTLRNEFDNGRLGSVMQFHVARKATEDSTVPGRLADFEQLDRSMAVRTRQFLFGQGVSGGRQIWAVNGKPFEPDRIDAQPKLGSVEIWKLVTDVHHPVHLHLAHFQVLSRMTQAPLARDAGWKDTVDILPGQIVEVLAKFTGHRGKYVFHCHNLEHEDMVMMSNLEVV comes from the coding sequence ATGCCCCTGAGCCGTCGACGTCTGATCCAACTCGGCGGCGTGGCCGCCGCCGTGCCGCTGGTCGGGTGCGACCGGATCGGCGACCAGGTCGGTGAGAGCCTCGGCACCCGCTCCGGCTCCAGCACCGGGTCCAGGATGTCCAGTCAACTCGACCTGCCGGAGCCCTTCCAGGTCCCCCTCCCCCGGCCCAGGGTGCTCGAACCCACCAACTCGGACGGCACCACCGACTTCTACGAGGTCACCCAGCGGGCCGCGAAGGTCGAGATCGTCCCCGGCCACCAGACCGAGATCTGGGGGTACGACGGCACGTTCCCCGGCCCGACCATCGAGTCACGCGCCGGCCGGCGCACCGTCGTACGACACCGCAACGAGCTGCCCGTGCCGGTGGTGGTGCACCTGCACGGCGGCAAGAACCCGGCCGAGCACGACGGCTACCCGATCGACTACCTGCTGCCCACCGGCGGTTTCGCGCACGGCGACGGCATGCCCGGTCACACCATGGCCGGCGGCAACACCAGCCAGGGCACCAAGGACTACGTCTACCCGCTCGACCAGCCGGCCGCCACGCTCTGGTACCACGACCACCGGATGGACTTCACCGGCCCGCAGGTCTACCGGGGGCTGGCCGGCTTCCACCTCGTCCGCGACGACGAGGAGGACGCCCTGCCGTTGCCGAAGGGCGAGAAGGAGGTGCCGCTGTTCATCTGCGACCGGGCCTTCGCCGAGGACGGCTCGTTCCGCTACCCGGCGGTCGACCACTCCCTGCACGACCCGGGGGTGACCGGGCAGTTCTCCAACGGCGTGCTCGGTGACGTGATCCTGGTCAACGGCGCGCCCTGGCCGACCCTGGACGTGGCCAACACCCGCTACCGGTTCCGGGTCCTCAACGGCTCCAACGCCCGCCGGTACGCGCTCAGCCTCGACCCGAAGCCGGGCGAGGGCCGCTCGTTCGTCCAGATCGGCAGTGACGCCGGGCTGCTCGGCGCGCCGATCGGGCACGACCGCATCGAGATCGCCCCGGCCGAGCGGTACGACCTGGTCGTCGACTTCTCGCAGTTCAAGGTCGGCACCCGGGTCACCCTGCGCAACGAGTTCGACAACGGCCGGCTCGGCAGCGTCATGCAGTTCCACGTCGCCCGCAAGGCCACCGAGGACAGCACGGTGCCCGGCCGGCTTGCCGACTTCGAGCAGTTGGACCGTTCGATGGCCGTGCGGACCCGGCAGTTCCTGTTCGGTCAGGGCGTCTCCGGCGGCCGGCAGATCTGGGCGGTCAACGGCAAACCGTTCGAGCCGGACCGGATCGACGCCCAGCCGAAGCTCGGCTCGGTGGAGATCTGGAAGCTGGTCACCGACGTCCACCACCCGGTCCACCTGCACCTGGCCCACTTCCAGGTGCTCAGCCGGATGACCCAGGCCCCGCTGGCCCGGGACGCCGGCTGGAAGGACACCGTCGACATCCTGCCCGGCCAGATCGTCGAGGTGCTGGCCAAGTTCACCGGCCACCGGGGCAAGTACGTCTTCCACTGCCACAACCTCGAACACGAGGACATGGTCATGATGAGCAACCTCGAAGTGGTCTGA
- a CDS encoding PadR family transcriptional regulator, producing MRPNALRGHLDALILSVLERESLHGYAIMEALQARSGGALDLPTGTLYPALRRLERAGYVQSEWSTVGGRKRRTYQLTASGRRALADERSEWRDFAAVVEGVLRPGTVPGLA from the coding sequence ATGAGGCCAAACGCGTTGCGGGGGCACCTCGACGCCCTGATTCTCTCCGTGCTGGAGCGGGAGTCGCTGCACGGCTACGCGATCATGGAGGCGCTCCAGGCCCGCAGCGGCGGGGCTCTCGACCTGCCCACCGGCACCCTCTACCCGGCGCTGCGCCGGCTGGAGCGCGCCGGCTACGTGCAGAGCGAGTGGAGCACCGTCGGTGGCCGTAAGCGCCGCACCTACCAGCTCACCGCGTCGGGGCGTCGGGCGCTGGCCGACGAACGCTCCGAGTGGCGGGATTTCGCCGCCGTGGTGGAGGGTGTGCTCCGCCCCGGCACGGTGCCCGGCCTCGCCTGA
- a CDS encoding aspartate/glutamate racemase family protein: MTQPATTRRPDWTHRLGLLVPSVNTVVERDLRLSLPDPVSAHVARIPITRDTPEQLAALADAAPGATRLLAHAAVDSIVFACTSGSLYHGPGYDTAITERITEVAGVPASTTSTAVVAALRSLGLTRVLLVTPYEPWLDELVVAFLGAHDIEVTGTSGPALPDPLDTASVPPQAIADAVGDLGRAEGVFVSCTAFRGLEAAGILRERLGVPVVASNEATVWDGLRLAGRGPDAFPPDGYAALRR, from the coding sequence ATGACGCAGCCCGCCACCACCCGACGCCCGGACTGGACCCACCGGCTCGGCCTGCTGGTGCCCAGCGTGAACACCGTCGTCGAGCGGGACCTGCGGCTGAGCCTGCCCGACCCGGTCAGCGCCCACGTCGCGCGGATACCCATCACCCGGGACACCCCGGAACAGCTCGCCGCGCTGGCCGACGCGGCGCCCGGGGCGACCCGGCTGCTCGCCCACGCCGCCGTCGACTCCATCGTGTTCGCCTGCACCAGCGGCAGCCTCTACCACGGGCCCGGCTACGACACCGCGATCACCGAACGGATCACCGAGGTCGCCGGGGTGCCGGCCTCCACCACGTCCACCGCCGTGGTGGCGGCGCTGCGCTCGCTCGGCCTGACCCGGGTGCTGCTGGTCACCCCGTACGAGCCCTGGCTGGACGAACTGGTGGTGGCGTTCCTCGGCGCGCACGACATCGAGGTCACCGGCACGTCCGGCCCGGCCCTGCCGGACCCGCTGGACACCGCCTCGGTCCCGCCGCAGGCGATCGCCGACGCCGTCGGCGACCTCGGCCGCGCCGAGGGCGTCTTCGTCAGCTGCACCGCGTTCCGGGGCCTGGAGGCGGCCGGCATCCTGCGGGAACGACTCGGCGTGCCGGTCGTCGCCAGCAACGAGGCGACCGTCTGGGACGGGCTGCGCCTGGCCGGTCGCGGGCCGGACGCCTTTCCGCCCGACGGGTACGCCGCCCTGCGCCGGTGA
- a CDS encoding SchA/CurD-like domain-containing protein, whose translation MPYAAISYDVIPGHEDEIAEIFSNFRRVSTPIMKNEQGEEVGRLLGSAVFIKDEIVVRVIHYEGDLAAVGRHMGQQSGVHDLEGRLAPYLKTKRDTTSPEKFAQHFRASHMRCIAQLTKENYPGPLPAGVEA comes from the coding sequence ATGCCGTACGCCGCGATCAGCTACGACGTCATCCCGGGACACGAGGACGAGATCGCCGAGATCTTCTCGAACTTCCGGCGGGTCAGCACCCCGATCATGAAGAACGAGCAGGGCGAGGAGGTCGGCCGGCTGCTGGGCAGCGCCGTCTTCATCAAGGACGAGATCGTCGTGCGGGTCATCCACTACGAGGGTGACCTGGCCGCCGTCGGCCGGCACATGGGCCAGCAGTCCGGCGTGCACGACCTGGAGGGCCGCCTCGCCCCGTACCTGAAGACCAAGCGGGACACCACCAGCCCGGAGAAGTTCGCCCAGCACTTCCGCGCCTCGCACATGCGCTGCATCGCCCAGCTCACCAAGGAGAACTACCCCGGCCCGCTGCCGGCCGGCGTCGAGGCCTGA
- the asnB gene encoding asparagine synthase (glutamine-hydrolyzing), which translates to MSGVFGWIDFTRDLVLDRPVVTMLTATLAQRGPDGEAVWVSPRAALGYRTLDVDRTVGRQPFVTDVDGQPVAVAVTGNPLGLEDLRGRLRSAGRGFAPETPAVELISAAYLQWGVEFVPWLAGPFAIVVWDARSEELVLARDQLGGQPLYYTHTSTGLIFATERKALLAHPEVEAVVDVTGLREAISHALPPGPLFKGLESVKAAEIARFGRGGWRKQTYWKLTTRPHEEDLAGTTATVRRMLEDSIRETLPADTSRLVATLSGGIDSSSVAALAAAELRRRGDDKLRTYTVDFKSTDFEADVMRDTRDSPYAQDAADTIGSAHHLVELEPTDILHPIVRQGMLRAKDAPARIYDMETSQYLFIQHAAAQGGKVVLTGGAGDQLFQGARWSTDPGLVKADIFPWIALAQRFGATNGFGTALFNADTLAALDLPNYYRDEYARAKSEIEYLPGEDEWQRDMRRVSYLVLTRGPLDASVFAAAGLQTRAPINYYKLVEYAYNIPAAFQHHSGIEKSLLRAAVADLLPESVLTRRQSATPVSNHPRYLQRLTEEFRAVLADPNAPVRTLIDVRAATELVDALSGDTPRMAKDRLARAAVELALQLNLWLHHYRVRLAL; encoded by the coding sequence ATGTCTGGCGTATTTGGCTGGATCGACTTCACCCGGGACCTGGTCCTGGACCGACCGGTCGTCACGATGCTGACGGCCACGCTGGCCCAGCGGGGCCCGGACGGCGAGGCGGTGTGGGTGTCGCCGCGCGCCGCCCTGGGCTACCGCACGCTCGACGTGGACCGCACGGTCGGACGGCAGCCGTTCGTGACCGACGTCGACGGGCAACCGGTCGCGGTCGCGGTGACCGGCAACCCGCTCGGCCTGGAGGACCTGCGGGGACGGCTGCGCTCGGCCGGACGCGGCTTCGCCCCGGAGACCCCGGCGGTGGAGCTGATCTCGGCGGCGTACCTGCAGTGGGGGGTGGAGTTCGTCCCCTGGCTGGCCGGGCCGTTCGCGATCGTCGTCTGGGACGCCCGCAGCGAGGAGCTGGTGCTCGCCCGCGACCAGCTCGGCGGCCAGCCGCTCTACTACACGCACACCTCCACCGGGCTGATCTTCGCGACCGAGCGCAAGGCCCTGCTGGCGCACCCCGAGGTCGAGGCGGTCGTGGACGTCACCGGGCTGCGGGAGGCCATCTCGCACGCCCTGCCGCCGGGCCCGCTGTTCAAGGGCCTGGAGTCGGTCAAGGCCGCCGAGATCGCCCGGTTCGGCCGGGGCGGCTGGCGGAAGCAGACGTACTGGAAGCTCACCACCCGCCCGCACGAGGAGGACCTGGCCGGCACCACCGCCACCGTCCGACGGATGCTGGAGGACAGCATCCGGGAGACCCTGCCGGCCGACACGTCCCGGCTCGTCGCGACGCTCTCCGGCGGCATCGACTCGTCCTCGGTGGCGGCGCTGGCCGCCGCCGAGCTGCGCCGCCGGGGCGACGACAAGCTGCGCACGTACACGGTGGACTTCAAGTCCACCGACTTCGAGGCCGACGTCATGCGGGACACCCGCGACTCGCCGTACGCCCAGGACGCCGCCGACACGATCGGCTCGGCGCACCACCTGGTCGAGCTGGAGCCCACCGACATCCTGCACCCGATCGTCCGGCAGGGCATGCTGCGCGCCAAGGACGCCCCGGCGCGGATCTACGACATGGAGACCTCGCAGTACCTGTTCATCCAGCACGCCGCCGCGCAGGGCGGCAAGGTCGTGCTCACCGGCGGCGCCGGCGACCAGCTCTTCCAGGGGGCACGCTGGTCCACCGACCCGGGTCTGGTCAAGGCCGACATCTTCCCGTGGATCGCGCTGGCCCAGCGGTTCGGCGCGACCAACGGCTTCGGCACCGCCCTGTTCAACGCCGACACCCTCGCCGCGCTGGACCTGCCGAACTACTACCGGGACGAGTACGCGCGCGCCAAGAGCGAGATCGAGTACCTGCCCGGCGAGGACGAGTGGCAGCGGGACATGCGCCGGGTGTCGTACCTGGTCCTGACCCGGGGGCCGCTCGACGCGTCGGTGTTCGCCGCGGCCGGGTTGCAGACCCGCGCGCCGATCAACTACTACAAGCTCGTCGAGTACGCGTACAACATCCCGGCGGCCTTCCAGCACCACTCGGGCATCGAGAAGAGCCTGCTCCGGGCGGCCGTGGCCGACCTGCTGCCGGAGTCGGTGCTCACCCGGCGGCAGAGCGCCACCCCGGTCAGCAACCATCCCCGCTACCTGCAACGGCTGACCGAGGAGTTCCGGGCCGTCCTGGCCGACCCGAACGCCCCGGTCCGGACGCTGATCGACGTGCGGGCCGCGACGGAGCTCGTCGACGCGCTCTCCGGCGACACGCCCCGGATGGCCAAGGACCGGCTCGCCCGCGCCGCCGTCGAACTGGCCCTCCAGCTCAACCTCTGGCTGCACCACTACCGGGTACGGCTGGCGCTGTAA
- a CDS encoding Xaa-Pro peptidase family protein, translating to MFANLDRLARFMDEQGLDGLVATTIENVHYLTGVAAVGLEIFPHTGQAYAVVTRDALDRPRFVASRCDIDQALDAAVGITDAVGYGVFYRELPDGVELTDRERALVATSVDAPTVPTPLDALVETLRRAGLAGARIGLDEDGVAHGYPDALRERLPRLDVRFVSTSLRWARKVKTAREVRSITAAAAVAEVGITAVNALARPGVTELELVREFERAVAGAGGRAKFSHIKIGRGGVAGQTRPSDVALRRGDAIWFDVGCVVDGYWADIARVSCLGEPSEKLVRYYAAMKAGCDRAFADAKPGMTGGELFDLTVAAVRQAGVPHYRRNHVGHGIGVELYDRVNVTPGNDDELEEGVVVNIETPYYEFGLGAVQVEDPFLVTATGNQLLTTLDRDLIVLD from the coding sequence GTGTTCGCCAACCTCGACCGGCTCGCCCGGTTCATGGACGAGCAGGGCCTCGACGGTCTGGTCGCCACCACCATCGAGAACGTCCACTACCTGACCGGTGTCGCCGCGGTCGGGCTGGAGATCTTCCCGCACACCGGGCAGGCTTACGCGGTCGTCACCCGGGACGCCCTCGACCGGCCGCGGTTCGTGGCGTCCCGGTGCGACATCGACCAGGCCCTGGACGCGGCCGTCGGGATCACCGACGCGGTCGGCTACGGCGTCTTCTACCGGGAGCTGCCCGACGGCGTCGAGCTGACCGACCGGGAACGGGCGCTCGTCGCCACCTCGGTCGACGCCCCGACCGTGCCGACCCCGCTGGACGCCCTGGTCGAGACGCTGCGCCGGGCCGGTCTGGCCGGGGCCCGGATCGGCCTGGACGAGGACGGCGTCGCCCACGGCTACCCGGACGCGCTGCGGGAGAGGCTGCCCCGGCTCGACGTGCGGTTCGTGTCCACCTCGCTGCGCTGGGCCCGCAAGGTCAAGACCGCGCGGGAGGTACGCAGCATCACCGCCGCCGCGGCCGTGGCCGAGGTGGGCATCACGGCGGTGAACGCGCTGGCCCGGCCCGGGGTGACCGAGCTGGAGCTGGTCCGCGAGTTCGAACGGGCGGTGGCCGGCGCGGGCGGACGGGCGAAGTTCAGCCACATCAAGATCGGCCGGGGCGGGGTGGCCGGGCAGACCCGCCCGAGTGACGTCGCGTTGCGCCGCGGCGACGCGATCTGGTTCGACGTCGGCTGCGTGGTCGACGGCTACTGGGCCGACATCGCCCGGGTGTCCTGCCTGGGCGAGCCGTCGGAGAAGCTGGTCCGGTACTACGCGGCGATGAAGGCCGGCTGCGACCGGGCGTTCGCCGACGCCAAGCCGGGGATGACCGGTGGGGAGCTGTTCGACCTCACCGTCGCGGCGGTGCGCCAGGCGGGGGTGCCGCACTACCGGCGCAACCACGTCGGCCACGGCATCGGCGTCGAGCTGTACGACCGGGTCAACGTCACCCCCGGCAACGACGACGAGCTCGAGGAGGGCGTCGTGGTCAACATCGAGACGCCGTACTACGAGTTCGGTCTCGGCGCCGTCCAGGTCGAGGACCCGTTCCTGGTGACCGCCACCGGCAACCAGCTGCTGACCACCCTCGACCGGGACCTGATCGTCCTGGACTGA
- a CDS encoding permease prefix domain 1-containing protein translates to MVPARELLRMNMIEAYVAELGGALRGPRASKADLLAEARDGLIDAADAYEDAGLDRPDAERRAVAEFGAVPDIVPDYQTELGLAQGRRTALLIFFVLAAQPVLWRATRRLAGGAGFDSPGYLLVEDVVSWMGAATVCAAILVVAAAGYGVRYLGARRRLARVTGVFALTVCVVFSVLGVLLTALTPNALMSVAGLPSALVFLGIPLAGIGVSGRNCLTASGQPAAS, encoded by the coding sequence ATGGTCCCGGCGAGGGAGCTGCTCCGGATGAACATGATCGAGGCATACGTCGCCGAGCTGGGCGGTGCCCTTCGCGGCCCCCGGGCGTCCAAGGCCGATCTGCTCGCCGAGGCGCGCGACGGCCTCATCGACGCCGCGGACGCGTACGAGGACGCCGGTCTCGACCGGCCCGACGCCGAGCGCCGCGCGGTCGCCGAGTTCGGCGCGGTCCCCGACATCGTCCCCGACTACCAGACCGAGCTGGGGCTGGCCCAGGGTCGCCGCACCGCGTTGCTGATCTTCTTCGTGCTCGCCGCCCAGCCGGTGCTGTGGCGGGCGACCCGGCGCCTGGCCGGCGGCGCGGGCTTCGACAGCCCCGGCTACCTGCTGGTCGAGGACGTGGTGAGCTGGATGGGCGCGGCCACGGTGTGCGCCGCCATCCTCGTCGTCGCGGCGGCCGGGTACGGCGTGCGCTATCTGGGCGCCCGCCGACGGCTGGCCCGGGTCACCGGGGTCTTCGCGCTCACCGTGTGCGTGGTGTTCTCCGTGCTGGGGGTGCTGCTCACCGCGCTCACCCCGAACGCGCTGATGAGCGTCGCCGGGCTGCCGAGCGCGCTGGTGTTCCTGGGCATCCCGCTCGCCGGCATCGGGGTCTCCGGCCGGAACTGCCTGACCGCCTCCGGGCAGCCGGCCGCCTCCTGA
- a CDS encoding cysteine synthase family protein: MINDSVLDTIGRTPVVRLNRLRVDNGSEILLKLESRNPAGSVKDRTALSMVLEAERDGRLKPGGTIIESSSGNTGKGLALIGAARGYRVILVTDPKAPASMVDYVSAFGAELEIVREPDETGYQRPRLNRVHELLAATPGAFWPNQYDNPANPKIHAEQTAYEILDDVGRFDVLVAAVGTGGHISGLAETLKRKLPDVVTVGVDAKGSRAFGFPYETWLMRGLGIAWKPDNLTTELVDRVHLVADHEGIATSRLLARREGLLVGESAGAAVFGALHHAHQNPGARIVAVAPDDGGNYLGESYDDEWLRAHGLGDQVTALSSAELLVTAAKDPAWPAMTLDQVSRLVTSA; encoded by the coding sequence ATGATCAATGACAGTGTGCTGGACACAATCGGCCGTACCCCGGTGGTCCGGCTCAACCGACTCCGGGTGGACAACGGCTCGGAGATCCTGCTCAAGCTGGAGTCCCGCAACCCGGCCGGCAGCGTCAAGGACCGCACCGCGCTGTCCATGGTGCTGGAGGCCGAACGGGACGGGCGGCTCAAGCCGGGCGGCACCATCATCGAGTCCTCGTCCGGCAACACCGGCAAGGGGCTCGCCCTGATCGGGGCCGCCCGCGGTTACCGGGTCATCCTGGTCACCGACCCGAAGGCCCCGGCGTCCATGGTGGACTACGTGTCCGCCTTCGGCGCCGAGCTGGAGATCGTCCGGGAGCCGGACGAGACCGGCTACCAGCGGCCCCGGCTCAACCGGGTGCACGAGCTGCTGGCCGCCACCCCTGGCGCGTTCTGGCCCAACCAGTACGACAACCCGGCCAACCCGAAGATCCACGCCGAGCAGACCGCGTACGAGATCCTCGACGACGTGGGCCGGTTCGACGTGCTGGTCGCGGCGGTCGGCACCGGGGGGCACATCAGCGGCCTCGCCGAGACGCTCAAGAGGAAGCTTCCCGACGTGGTGACCGTGGGCGTGGACGCGAAGGGGTCGCGGGCGTTCGGTTTCCCGTACGAGACGTGGCTGATGCGCGGTCTCGGCATCGCCTGGAAGCCGGACAACCTGACCACCGAGCTGGTCGACCGGGTGCACCTGGTGGCCGACCACGAGGGCATCGCCACCAGCCGGCTGCTGGCCCGCCGGGAGGGGCTGCTGGTCGGCGAGTCGGCCGGCGCGGCGGTCTTCGGGGCGCTGCACCACGCCCACCAGAACCCGGGCGCGCGGATCGTCGCGGTGGCCCCGGACGACGGCGGCAACTACCTCGGCGAGTCGTACGACGACGAGTGGCTGCGGGCGCACGGTCTCGGTGACCAGGTGACCGCGCTGTCCAGCGCCGAGCTGCTGGTCACGGCGGCCAAGGACCCGGCCTGGCCGGCGATGACCCTGGACCAGGTGTCCCGCCTGGTCACGAGCGCCTGA